Proteins encoded by one window of Primulina huaijiensis isolate GDHJ02 chromosome 1, ASM1229523v2, whole genome shotgun sequence:
- the LOC140957935 gene encoding uncharacterized protein translates to MRVSIDEAMQKTALLPVPIPNECENVGDAVGTHVAWPNHLIMLRQEKRQRNKTVSVERNQTLSSNVPRAVCMVYCYCKRALENGRRLAFLLDHEVFADDYEVNLHFEDISPLNHLEPISGNCVVVYIWHLYKKMVKENKIDKFRFVNPHSIPNLQHNAHDKTGKTERLNKRTSSLADRLSGAAMN, encoded by the exons ATGCGTGTATCCATTGATGAAGCAATGCAAAAAACAGCCCTTTTGCCAGTTCCGATTCCCAATGAATGTGAAAATGTTGGTGATGCCGTAGGAACACATGTGGCTTGGCCAAATCATTTGATAATGCTACGACAAGAG AAGCGTCAAAGGAACAAAACTGTCAGTGTCGAAAGAAACCAGACTTTGTCATCAAATGTGCCAAGAGCAGTGTGCATGGTGTATTGTTATTGTAAGAGAGCCCTTGAAAATGGAAGGAGATTAGCATTTCTTTTAGATCATGAAGTATTTGCAGATGATTATGAAGTTAACTTGCACTTTGAGGACATCAGTCCTTTGAATCACTTGGAACCAATTTCAGGAAATTGTGTAGTTGTCTACATTTG GCATCTTTATAAAAAGATGGTGAAAGAAAACAAGATTGACAAATTCAGATTCGTTAATCCACACAGCATCCCAAATTTGCAACATAATGCACACGACAAAACAGGTAAAACTGAAAGGTTGAACAAGAGGACGAGTTCTTTAGCGGATAGGCTAAGTGGTGCAGCAATGAATTAA
- the LOC140971902 gene encoding uncharacterized protein translates to MKAGETLNEFDDERFSSLVNELAALGKEHSNREIVLKVMRALPREWDVKTMALRVSKDLNKLELHNLFADLKAYEFELEVRSGEESSSNLPTKALATTATTITTPAAVVVPQAVPASIIESTSEMTAEKISNDAISLFVKKLSRFMKKNHRAYQNPNRNFKKDSTPGDMACFNCGKIGHFIADCPKPKKDDQKKKEYKRNGKKSRSDRKAMMAEESKSKWADSSSESSDSDDHSSDNDAEEVKCLMTDIESTSTSGEVFDFDSNEFTRTDLVNALHDMVEENSRLSHTFEEKLSLLVNSWNNSSVSLEKMQELRKQSGDRSGLGFSNNESTSEMGTKPELDKGKGNFIHFVKSSMVYEPEVSTVRVERTVDQTNRRKHYGLGYV, encoded by the exons ATGAAAGCTGGTGAAACTCTAAATGAGTTTGATGATGAACGTTTCAGCAGCTTGGTTAATGAACTAGCAGCTCTGGGTAAAGAGCACAGCAACAGAGAAATAGTACTCAAAGTAATGAGAGCTCTGCCCAGAGAATGGGATGTAAAAACCATGGCTTTGAGAGTATCAAAAGATCTGAACAAGTTAGAACTGCATAACTTGTTTGCTGACTTAAAAGCCTATGAGTTCGAACTGGAAGTGAGAAGCGGAGAAGAGTCCTCATCTAATCTACCTACTAAGGCTCTTGCTACTACTGCCACAACTATTACTACTCCTGCTGCTGTAGTTGTTCCACAAGCAGTACCTGCTTCCATTATTGAGAGCACTTCTGAAATGACTGCTGAAAAGATCAGCAATGATGCTATATCTCTATTTGTGAAAAAATTGTCcagattcatgaagaagaatcATCGAGCTTACCAAAACCCTAACCGGAACTTCAAGAAGGATTCAACACCTGGTGACATGGCGTGTTTTAACTGTGGAAAGATTGGTCACTTTATTGCTGATTGCCCGAAGCCCAAGAAGGATGACCAGAAGAAAAAGGAATACAAGCGGAATGGCAAGAAGTCTAGAAGCGATCGCAAAGCCATGATGGCTGAGGAAAGCAAATCCAAGTGGGCAGATTCTAGCTCTGAGTCTTCTGATTCAGATGATCATTCTAGCGACAACGATGCAGAAGAAGTCAAATGCCTTATGACAGACATTGAATCAACCTCAACATCTGGAGAGGTATTCGATTTTGACTCTAATGAATTTACACGAACTGATTTGGTTAAtgcactgcatgacatggtggAAGAGAACTCAAGACTTTCTCATAcattcgaggaa AAGCTATCACTACTGGTAAATTCATGGAACAATTCTTCTGTTTCTTTAGAGAAGATGCAAGAATTGCGGAAGCAATCTGGTGACAGAAGTGGTCTCGGATTCAGCAATAATGAAAGCACTTCTGAAATGGGTACTAAGCCAGAACTAGATAAAGGCAAAGGGAATttcattcactttgttaaatccagTATGGTATATGAACCTGAAGTATCAACTGTTAGAGTTGAAAGGACTGTAGATCAGACTAACAGAAGGAAGcattatggtctgggttatGTTTAA